A portion of the Parasteatoda tepidariorum isolate YZ-2023 chromosome 5, CAS_Ptep_4.0, whole genome shotgun sequence genome contains these proteins:
- the LOC107446931 gene encoding uncharacterized protein, translating into MNLSNWMIKWEIILLFALGFLCIESHHGHDMWHFYKMKKFMTMVAFARALGKRPTILPVPIPIPIPIAQNEIIKLPISSGGKTMVIGGGGNGANHAPGIGQILGGISSQGTGSTTYGYAQPSVSSGNINLQSLTGSDSNVVSLSSLLGNNANSNNAPKIIIIGGGHNMGNAPSGPLNQPSVIHINGQDLQNSNLGLNGMQGNNLGNRLNDLDSAYSNNFPGLYKFPPNFYSDFPRKRLPITFGGRRGNPPDVNYLRGSGLNHYPPRKENLNQMYDSNIPNNGRDLPQNSVKQRRPIPVGEKFDPLP; encoded by the exons ATGAACTTATCGAACTGGATGATTAAATgggaaataattcttttatttgctCTTGGATTCCTCTGCATCGAAAGTCATCACGGCCACGATATGTGGCacttttacaaaatgaaaaaatttatgactatGGTGGCATTTGCAAGAGCTTTGGGAAAAAGACCAACCATATTGCCAGTGCCAATTCCCATACCTATCCCCATAGCTCAAAACGAGATAATCAAATTACC gattTCTAGCGGCGGCAAAACAATGGTCATAGGAGGCGGAGGCAATGGAGCAAACCATGCACCAGGAATAGGTCAAATTTTAGGAGGCATTTCTAGTCAAGGAACAGGATCTACAACCTACGGCTATGCACAACCTTCAGTCAGCTcaggaaatattaatttgcaatcaTTAACGGGATCTGACAGCAACGTTGTCAGCTTGTCATCACTTCTTGGAAATAATGCCAATAGCAATAATGCtcccaaaataataataattggggGCGGCCATAACATGGGTAATGCACCAAGTGGACCCCTGAATCAGCCTTCTGTGATACATATAAATGGACAAGATCTACAAAACAGCAATTTAGGACTGAATGGGATGCAAGGAAACAATTTAGGGAATAGACTTAACGATCTGGACAGTGCATATAGTAATAATTTCCCTGGATTGTATAAGTTTCCACccaatttttattctgatttccCTCGAAAACGATTGCCCATCACGTTTGGGGGTCGAAGAGGGAATCCGCCAGATGTGAATTACTTAAGAGGATCTGGATTAAATCACTACCCcccaagaaaagaaaacttgaaCCAAATGTACGATTCGAATATTCCAAATAACGGACGAGACTTACCTCAAAACTCAGTAAAGCAGAGGCGTCCAATACCAGTTGGAGAAAAGTTTGACCCACTTCCTTAA